One Halorientalis litorea DNA segment encodes these proteins:
- a CDS encoding LLM class flavin-dependent oxidoreductase — MTVGILLPETAETGQAEFGVRAEARGYSSVWQGELWGENSFAELAAVAERTDGVTIGTGIVNVFSRSPAVLAMGANSLDRLSDGRFVLGVGVSTPKAIEDLHGMTFERPIRRTHEAVELVQLFTSDTDSVDYDGEVFDTADFPGLSADVPVYNAALGPANRRVTARLCDGWLPNMVPYSELDGAFEYVADHARERDRDPDDIAVAPWAHVAANDDDPDAARDAVRGAIAYFAGSADGYKNAVATGYPDHAERIADAWRSGDRDAARGHVTPEMVDDLGCSGTTDDVRQKLGELEDTPAVDTPLVSFPSSLDDDAIERSFAAAAPEAY; from the coding sequence ATGACAGTCGGGATACTCCTGCCGGAGACGGCGGAGACTGGCCAAGCGGAGTTCGGCGTCCGAGCGGAGGCGCGTGGCTACAGTTCGGTCTGGCAGGGCGAACTGTGGGGCGAGAACTCCTTCGCGGAACTGGCGGCAGTAGCCGAGCGGACTGACGGCGTAACTATCGGGACGGGCATCGTCAACGTCTTTTCGCGCTCTCCGGCGGTGCTGGCGATGGGCGCGAACTCGCTGGACCGTCTCTCCGACGGACGGTTCGTCCTCGGCGTCGGGGTCAGCACGCCGAAGGCCATCGAGGACCTGCACGGAATGACCTTCGAACGGCCCATTCGGCGGACACACGAGGCGGTCGAACTCGTGCAGTTGTTCACGAGCGACACCGACTCTGTGGACTACGATGGGGAGGTGTTCGACACGGCCGACTTCCCGGGGTTGTCGGCGGACGTGCCGGTGTACAACGCCGCGCTCGGCCCGGCGAACCGCCGTGTCACCGCGCGGCTGTGTGACGGGTGGCTCCCGAACATGGTCCCGTACTCGGAACTCGACGGCGCGTTCGAGTACGTCGCCGACCACGCCCGGGAGCGTGACCGTGACCCCGACGACATCGCCGTCGCGCCGTGGGCACACGTCGCCGCGAACGACGACGACCCGGATGCGGCTCGCGACGCCGTTCGCGGCGCGATAGCGTACTTCGCCGGGTCGGCCGACGGGTACAAGAACGCGGTGGCGACGGGCTACCCAGACCACGCCGAGCGTATCGCCGACGCGTGGCGGTCCGGCGACAGGGACGCGGCCCGCGGCCACGTCACCCCGGAGATGGTCGACGACTTGGGCTGTTCGGGAACGACCGACGACGTGCGACAGAAACTCGGCGAACTCGAAGACACCCCGGCAGTGGACACGCCGTTGGTCTCGTTCCCGTCCAGTCTGGACGACGACGCCATCGAGCGGTCGTTCGCGGCCGCCGCACCCGAGGCGTACTGA
- a CDS encoding enoyl-CoA hydratase/isomerase family protein, translated as MTTWPTDQYVTVESDERQAGTVLQVRLDRPEKLNALPFSSVGTLTDLFEQVDRSDADAVEITGTGENFCVGMDVESATREEFLDPTESGSVHDLVTAIRDAPFPVVAAVRGKAFGTGFFVCMAADFVVATPEAAFSLPEVKLGMPAGAYTPALLPGIVGEKRAREWLLTGAAVDAEEAAEAGFVTTVAGDEPLDETARELLATLLDNSGLAMALVKEELASALSDPAAVKEHETDAMRTAWEDGDVADRIDDLF; from the coding sequence ATGACGACGTGGCCCACCGACCAATACGTGACCGTAGAGTCGGACGAGCGACAGGCTGGAACCGTCCTGCAGGTCCGCCTCGACCGCCCGGAGAAACTGAACGCCCTCCCGTTCTCGTCGGTGGGGACGCTCACCGACCTGTTCGAACAGGTCGACCGGAGCGACGCCGACGCGGTCGAAATCACGGGCACGGGCGAGAACTTCTGTGTCGGGATGGACGTCGAGAGCGCGACCCGCGAGGAGTTCCTCGACCCGACCGAGAGCGGGAGCGTCCACGACCTCGTCACGGCCATCCGCGACGCGCCGTTCCCCGTCGTCGCAGCGGTCCGAGGGAAGGCATTCGGAACCGGCTTTTTCGTCTGCATGGCCGCCGATTTCGTCGTCGCGACGCCCGAGGCCGCGTTCTCGCTTCCGGAGGTCAAACTGGGGATGCCTGCCGGTGCCTACACGCCCGCGCTCCTCCCCGGCATCGTCGGCGAGAAGCGGGCCCGAGAGTGGCTCCTCACCGGGGCGGCTGTCGACGCCGAGGAAGCCGCCGAGGCGGGGTTCGTCACCACCGTCGCCGGCGACGAACCTCTCGACGAGACGGCGAGAGAGTTACTCGCCACACTCCTCGACAACAGCGGTCTCGCGATGGCACTGGTCAAAGAGGAGTTGGCAAGCGCGCTCTCTGACCCTGCGGCAGTCAAGGAACACGAGACGGACGCGATGCGCACCGCGTGGGAGGACGGCGACGTTGCCGACCGAATCGACGACCTATTTTAA
- a CDS encoding methylmalonyl-CoA mutase family protein, with product MYDEDDLAAIRDAREEWEAETLDPVLDAYGERKDRFATVSNQTVDRLYTPEDVADLDYESDLGFPGEEPFTRGVYPTMYRGRTWTMRQFAGFGTATETNERFHYLIEEGQTGLSTAFDMPSLMGLDSDDPMSDGEVGREGVAVDTLRDMEILFEGIDLSEVSTSFTINPSAPVIYAMYVALADQRGVPREELRGTLQNDMLKEFIAQKEWVVPPEPSLSVVTDVIEYAVAETPKISPVSISGYHIREAGSTAVQELAFTLADGFAYVEDCLDRGLDVDEFAPQLSFFFNSHNAIFEEIAKFRAGRRVYARLMDEWYGAEADASKQMKFHTQTAGQSLTAQQPLTNIVRVTVQALAGVLGGTQSLHTNSFDEALALPGEDAVRVALRTQQILAEESGTADIVDPMGGSFAIEAMTDEAEAETMAYLEEIREMGDGSMRDGVLAGIENGYFHREIQDAAYEYQERVDAGEEVVVGVNQYTIEEDTSVDILQVDEEVQERQRQRLADVKTDRDDDAVAAALDAVRGAIETDENVMPAIVDAVKAYATMGEIMGVFEDHYGAYQETLGLA from the coding sequence ATGTACGACGAGGACGACCTCGCGGCCATCCGCGACGCCCGCGAGGAGTGGGAGGCCGAGACGCTGGACCCGGTGCTCGACGCCTACGGGGAGCGCAAGGACCGCTTCGCCACTGTCTCGAACCAGACGGTGGACCGCCTCTACACCCCCGAGGACGTTGCCGATTTGGACTACGAGTCCGACCTCGGCTTTCCCGGGGAGGAACCGTTCACGCGCGGCGTCTACCCGACGATGTATCGCGGCCGGACGTGGACGATGCGGCAGTTCGCCGGGTTCGGAACCGCCACGGAGACCAACGAGCGGTTCCACTACCTCATCGAGGAGGGACAGACCGGCCTCTCGACGGCCTTCGACATGCCCTCGCTGATGGGACTGGACAGCGACGACCCGATGAGCGACGGCGAAGTCGGGCGGGAGGGCGTCGCCGTCGACACGCTCCGGGACATGGAAATCCTCTTCGAGGGTATCGACCTCTCGGAGGTGTCCACTTCCTTCACTATCAATCCCAGCGCGCCGGTCATCTACGCGATGTACGTCGCGCTCGCCGACCAGCGCGGCGTCCCCCGTGAGGAGTTGCGTGGGACCCTCCAGAACGACATGCTCAAGGAGTTCATCGCACAGAAGGAGTGGGTCGTCCCGCCGGAACCCTCGCTGTCGGTGGTCACCGACGTCATCGAGTACGCCGTCGCGGAGACACCCAAGATAAGCCCCGTCTCCATTTCCGGATACCACATCCGCGAGGCCGGGTCGACTGCGGTGCAAGAACTCGCCTTCACCCTCGCCGACGGGTTCGCCTACGTCGAGGACTGTCTCGACAGGGGGCTGGACGTGGACGAATTCGCCCCGCAACTGTCCTTCTTCTTCAACTCGCACAACGCCATCTTCGAGGAGATAGCCAAGTTCCGCGCCGGACGGCGCGTCTACGCCCGCCTGATGGACGAGTGGTACGGTGCCGAGGCCGACGCCTCGAAACAGATGAAGTTCCACACCCAGACGGCGGGCCAGTCGCTGACGGCCCAGCAACCGCTGACCAACATCGTGCGCGTCACGGTCCAAGCACTCGCGGGCGTACTCGGCGGCACGCAGAGCCTCCACACCAACAGTTTCGACGAGGCACTCGCGCTCCCGGGTGAAGACGCCGTGCGCGTCGCCCTGCGGACCCAGCAGATACTCGCCGAGGAGTCCGGTACGGCCGACATCGTGGACCCGATGGGCGGTTCCTTCGCCATCGAGGCCATGACCGACGAGGCCGAAGCCGAGACGATGGCCTACCTCGAAGAGATACGCGAGATGGGCGACGGGTCGATGCGTGACGGTGTCCTCGCGGGCATCGAGAACGGCTACTTCCACCGCGAGATACAGGACGCCGCCTACGAGTATCAGGAGCGCGTCGACGCGGGCGAGGAAGTCGTCGTCGGCGTCAACCAGTACACCATCGAGGAAGACACGTCGGTCGACATCCTGCAGGTCGACGAGGAGGTACAGGAACGCCAGCGACAGCGACTGGCCGACGTGAAGACCGACCGCGACGACGACGCCGTCGCGGCGGCACTGGACGCGGTCCGTGGAGCAATCGAGACCGACGAGAACGTCATGCCGGCCATCGTCGACGCGGTGAAGGCCTACGCCACGATGGGCGAGATTATGGGCGTCTTCGAGGACCACTACGGTGCGTATCAGGAGACGCTCGGCCTCGCCTGA
- the acs gene encoding acetate--CoA ligase: MSDENITEDVALESRLTEQEYFRPPTDFVGQANVSDPGIYDRFDENYPEAFEEYAELFDWDEHWDEVLDDSNPPFYEWFTGGKLNASYNCIDRHLDERPNQAAFIWEGTDTDERETITYRDLYNRVNAVAASLRDVGVQEDDVVTCHLPMLPALPVTMLSCARIGAPHSEVFAGFSAQALADRIDDAGSDVVVTCDGYYRRGDFLNHKEKCDEALELADSDVETVLLWTRHDELHPEVEISDDDPYVLVDDLLAENDRARVDPVSRDAEDPLFLMYTSGTTGKPKGCQHRTGGYLSYVTATAKYVLDIKPEDTYWCAADIGWITGHSYIVYGPLALGTTSVMYEDTPDHPHKGRIWDMAERYDVDIFHTSPTAVRMFMKWGAEYVEDYDFDFRHMTTVGEPIQPEAWLWYYKYIGGEDAVIVDTWWQTETGGHLITNLPALEDMKPGSAGKACPGIQPAIVDDNGDALEEATGRAGNLVIQRPWPGMLQTVYGDDERFIDEYWREFSDVDSDDAEDWVYKAGDGAVHERDGYFRILGRLDDVMNVAGHRLGTMELESAVAEVEAVAEAAVAAREDAEKGEVPDVYAVLREGIEESQAVYDDIVAAVEDEIGKFARPANVVFVDDLPKTRSGKIMRRLLENISNDDELGDTTTLRDPSVPEDIRDQVRGD; the protein is encoded by the coding sequence ATGTCAGACGAGAACATCACAGAGGACGTGGCACTGGAGTCACGCCTGACCGAACAGGAGTACTTCCGCCCGCCGACCGACTTCGTGGGGCAGGCGAACGTCTCGGACCCGGGGATATACGACCGCTTCGACGAGAACTATCCCGAGGCCTTCGAGGAGTACGCGGAACTGTTCGACTGGGACGAACACTGGGACGAGGTGCTGGACGACTCGAACCCGCCATTCTACGAGTGGTTCACCGGGGGCAAACTCAACGCCTCGTACAACTGTATCGACCGCCACTTGGACGAGCGGCCGAACCAAGCCGCGTTCATCTGGGAGGGGACCGACACCGACGAGCGCGAGACGATTACGTATCGTGACCTCTACAACCGCGTCAACGCCGTCGCCGCCAGCCTCCGGGACGTGGGCGTACAGGAGGACGACGTGGTAACCTGTCACCTGCCGATGCTTCCGGCACTCCCGGTGACGATGCTCTCGTGTGCCCGCATCGGCGCGCCCCACTCCGAGGTGTTCGCCGGGTTCTCCGCCCAAGCCCTCGCCGACCGCATCGACGACGCCGGCTCGGACGTGGTCGTGACCTGTGACGGCTACTACCGCCGCGGCGACTTCCTCAACCACAAGGAGAAGTGCGACGAGGCACTCGAACTCGCGGACTCGGACGTGGAGACGGTCCTGCTGTGGACCCGCCACGACGAACTCCACCCCGAGGTCGAAATCAGCGACGACGACCCCTACGTGCTGGTCGACGACTTGCTGGCCGAGAACGACCGCGCTCGCGTGGACCCCGTGTCCCGGGACGCCGAGGACCCGCTGTTCCTGATGTACACCTCCGGGACGACGGGGAAACCGAAGGGCTGTCAGCACCGCACCGGCGGCTACCTCTCGTACGTGACCGCGACCGCGAAGTACGTGCTGGACATCAAGCCGGAGGACACGTACTGGTGTGCCGCCGACATCGGCTGGATTACCGGTCACTCCTACATCGTCTACGGGCCGCTGGCACTCGGCACGACCAGCGTGATGTACGAGGACACGCCCGACCATCCGCACAAGGGCCGCATCTGGGACATGGCCGAACGCTACGACGTGGACATCTTCCACACCTCACCGACCGCCGTGCGGATGTTCATGAAGTGGGGTGCCGAGTACGTCGAAGACTACGACTTCGACTTCCGGCACATGACGACCGTGGGCGAACCGATTCAGCCGGAGGCGTGGCTCTGGTACTACAAGTACATCGGCGGTGAGGACGCCGTCATCGTGGACACGTGGTGGCAGACCGAAACCGGCGGGCACCTCATCACGAACCTCCCGGCACTCGAAGACATGAAACCCGGGAGCGCGGGGAAGGCCTGTCCGGGTATCCAGCCAGCAATCGTGGACGACAACGGCGACGCGCTCGAAGAAGCCACCGGCCGCGCGGGCAACCTCGTCATCCAGAGGCCGTGGCCCGGTATGCTCCAGACCGTCTACGGCGACGACGAGCGGTTCATCGACGAGTACTGGCGTGAGTTCTCCGACGTGGATAGCGACGACGCCGAGGACTGGGTGTACAAGGCCGGCGACGGTGCGGTCCACGAACGGGACGGCTACTTCCGCATCCTCGGCCGTCTCGACGACGTGATGAACGTCGCCGGGCACCGACTGGGGACGATGGAACTGGAATCCGCCGTCGCGGAAGTCGAAGCCGTCGCGGAGGCCGCCGTCGCCGCCCGCGAGGATGCCGAGAAAGGCGAAGTGCCCGACGTGTACGCCGTCCTCCGCGAGGGAATCGAGGAGAGTCAGGCCGTCTACGACGACATCGTCGCCGCCGTCGAGGACGAAATCGGCAAGTTCGCCCGTCCGGCGAACGTCGTCTTCGTCGACGACCTACCAAAGACTCGGTCGGGGAAGATAATGCGTCGCCTGCTCGAGAACATCTCGAACGACGACGAACTCGGCGATACGACGACGCTCAGGGACCCGAGCGTCCCCGAAGATATCCGCGACCAAGTCCGCGGCGACTGA
- a CDS encoding long-chain-fatty-acid--CoA ligase — MEKPLLVTDFLDRARKHYGDREAVVATTGERYTYDELGARADGFSATLQARGIEKGDRVAVLDPNTHYHLAAAYGSMQIGAVHTPLNYRLTPDDFAYILEDAGVDAVYADHEYAARIEAVRDEVPTDIFVTNDAEAVDGDWEPFEAFIDEAGTDYDRPAMDESDDITINYTSGTTGDPKGVVRTHRTETIHAYLVTVHQDITDDDVYLWTLPMFHVNGWGHIFAVSGMGAKHVCTRGVDAEWIFDTVTEENVSYMCGAPTVLNMLKDYYESNDGVTTTGDRDVRIATAGSAPPEAVIRTVEDQFGWYLKHVYGATETGPLVTTSDARRLFADDDDSRFKVKKRQGLGYLGTDVRVVDEDGDDVPHDDATIGEVVVAGNQVMDRYWNKPDATEEAFTDRIEGYYHMGDLATVDENGMIAIQDRKKDIIISGGENISSIELEDTLFEHDAVKSVAVIPSPSEQWGETPKAFVVPDGDPSDPPVTTDELKQFCEDRLASYKIVRRFEFVPELPTTSTGKIQKYELREQEWEDEDRMVGEG, encoded by the coding sequence ATGGAGAAGCCACTGCTCGTTACCGATTTTCTCGACCGTGCCCGGAAACACTACGGCGACCGGGAGGCGGTGGTCGCGACCACTGGCGAGCGATACACCTACGACGAACTGGGTGCCCGTGCCGACGGGTTCTCGGCGACGCTACAGGCACGCGGCATCGAGAAGGGTGACCGCGTCGCGGTACTCGACCCGAACACCCACTACCACCTCGCGGCGGCGTACGGGTCCATGCAGATCGGTGCGGTCCACACGCCGCTGAACTACCGGCTGACGCCCGACGACTTCGCGTACATCCTCGAGGACGCGGGTGTCGACGCCGTCTACGCCGACCACGAGTACGCGGCCCGAATCGAGGCCGTCCGCGACGAGGTGCCGACGGACATCTTCGTCACGAACGACGCCGAGGCAGTCGACGGCGACTGGGAACCGTTCGAGGCGTTCATCGACGAGGCCGGCACCGACTACGACCGGCCGGCGATGGACGAGAGCGACGACATCACGATAAACTACACCTCCGGGACGACGGGCGACCCGAAGGGCGTCGTCCGAACGCACAGGACCGAGACGATTCACGCGTACCTCGTGACCGTCCACCAGGACATCACGGACGACGACGTGTACCTCTGGACGCTCCCGATGTTCCACGTCAACGGCTGGGGTCACATCTTCGCAGTGAGCGGGATGGGCGCGAAACACGTCTGCACGCGCGGGGTCGACGCCGAGTGGATATTCGACACCGTCACCGAGGAGAACGTCTCCTACATGTGCGGCGCGCCGACGGTGCTGAACATGCTCAAAGACTATTACGAGAGCAACGACGGCGTCACGACGACCGGAGACCGCGACGTTCGAATCGCCACCGCGGGGAGCGCGCCGCCGGAGGCCGTCATCCGAACCGTCGAGGACCAGTTCGGCTGGTACCTCAAACACGTCTACGGTGCAACCGAAACCGGCCCGCTCGTCACTACCTCCGACGCCCGGCGACTCTTCGCGGACGACGACGATTCACGGTTCAAAGTCAAGAAGCGACAGGGACTGGGCTACCTCGGGACGGACGTTCGGGTCGTCGACGAGGACGGCGACGACGTGCCACACGACGACGCGACAATCGGCGAAGTGGTCGTGGCCGGGAACCAAGTGATGGACCGCTACTGGAACAAGCCCGACGCCACCGAGGAGGCATTCACCGACCGCATCGAGGGGTACTACCACATGGGTGACCTCGCGACGGTCGACGAGAACGGCATGATTGCCATTCAGGACCGCAAGAAGGACATCATCATCTCGGGCGGCGAGAACATCTCCAGCATCGAACTGGAGGACACCCTGTTCGAACACGACGCCGTGAAGAGCGTCGCCGTCATCCCGTCGCCGAGCGAGCAGTGGGGCGAGACGCCGAAGGCTTTCGTCGTCCCCGACGGTGACCCGTCGGACCCGCCGGTCACCACCGACGAACTCAAACAGTTCTGTGAGGACCGGTTGGCCAGCTACAAAATCGTCCGCCGGTTCGAGTTCGTCCCCGAGTTGCCCACGACATCGACCGGGAAGATTCAGAAGTACGAACTCCGCGAACAGGAGTGGGAGGACGAGGACCGGATGGTGGGCGAGGGGTAG
- a CDS encoding DUF7520 family protein has translation MVENRRGSRVVLFVYAAVIAIAGVMGFILGSARPRGLDPQLFGVIQLPPTPLGVALYGMVTVAVGLGFFLWLVVYVSRRYDDASVE, from the coding sequence ATGGTCGAGAACCGTCGCGGAAGTCGCGTCGTGCTGTTCGTGTACGCCGCCGTCATCGCGATTGCTGGCGTCATGGGCTTCATCCTCGGGTCCGCGCGGCCACGGGGCCTCGACCCGCAACTGTTCGGGGTCATCCAACTGCCGCCGACGCCACTCGGCGTCGCACTCTACGGAATGGTGACCGTGGCCGTCGGCCTCGGCTTTTTTCTGTGGCTCGTCGTCTACGTCTCACGGCGGTACGACGACGCGAGCGTCGAGTAG
- a CDS encoding halocyanin domain-containing protein: MSITAGLAGCSGGDGDGGGDGGGDTDTTESGDGETDTTEGGDGETDTTESGDGGSDGGDVPAAVEEYLSDANQYDGSVTDMTGSDSVTVDVGAGSDGFAFAPAAVRVSTGTEVTWEWTGEGGSHNVVAEEGGDFESELVGEEGHTFSQTFEETGVVTYYCNPHRGVGMKGAIVVE; the protein is encoded by the coding sequence GTGAGTATTACCGCCGGGCTTGCCGGTTGTTCCGGCGGCGACGGTGATGGTGGTGGCGACGGCGGTGGCGATACAGATACCACCGAGAGTGGCGACGGTGAGACTGATACCACCGAAGGTGGTGACGGCGAAACTGATACCACCGAAAGTGGCGACGGTGGCTCGGACGGCGGCGACGTCCCCGCCGCTGTCGAGGAGTACCTCTCGGACGCGAATCAGTACGACGGGTCCGTCACGGACATGACTGGTAGCGATTCCGTGACCGTCGATGTCGGTGCTGGCTCGGACGGGTTCGCGTTCGCGCCGGCCGCGGTCCGCGTCTCGACTGGGACCGAAGTGACGTGGGAGTGGACCGGCGAGGGCGGTTCCCACAACGTCGTCGCCGAAGAGGGCGGCGACTTCGAGAGCGAACTTGTCGGAGAGGAAGGCCACACCTTCAGCCAGACGTTCGAGGAAACGGGCGTCGTCACCTACTACTGCAACCCCCACCGCGGCGTGGGGATGAAAGGCGCTATCGTCGTCGAATAG
- a CDS encoding Htur_1727 family rSAM-partnered candidate RiPP — MSERAETPRTAAPRATTEREWELFVRDDRADPLRHAGSVTAPTANLAREQATRLLGWDATDIWLCPADETERVTVEER, encoded by the coding sequence ATGTCAGAGCGCGCAGAGACACCACGAACTGCCGCGCCGCGTGCGACGACCGAACGGGAGTGGGAACTGTTCGTCCGCGACGACCGTGCCGACCCGCTCAGACACGCCGGGAGCGTGACCGCACCGACTGCGAACCTCGCCCGCGAACAGGCCACCCGACTGCTCGGCTGGGACGCGACCGACATCTGGCTCTGCCCGGCCGACGAAACAGAACGGGTCACCGTCGAGGAACGATGA
- a CDS encoding TIGR04347 family pseudo-SAM/SPASM protein: MISVSKLLCDLGAEGDGLRYDAAGESDREQIRERKQRRPVVVWNTTKQCNLYCDHCYAAADTEVAPGELSTAEGKRLLDDLADYGVPVVLFSGGEPLVREDLDELVAYAADAGIRPVLSTNGTLITEERARALKDAGLQYAGVSVDGLPERNDAFRGQEGAFDAALDGIEACQSVGLKTGLRYTITDANADDLTDVVDLLHDAGLDRFCFYHLDYGGRGDEIRDVDLSPDRRREAVETVCDMTRAYHDEGEEIETLLVGNYADAAYLVEYARENLGEAQARRVYEYLRVNGGDPTGERVADIDYQGNVHLTQFWQGYSLGNVRDRSFGAIWEDESNPLLAALRERTDHLTGKCADCQYQSVCRGGSRLRALSVHDDPFAPDPQCYLTDAEIRGENPAVDTGPNPAD, encoded by the coding sequence ATGATTTCCGTCAGTAAACTCCTCTGTGACCTCGGTGCCGAGGGTGACGGCCTGCGGTACGACGCCGCCGGGGAGTCCGACCGCGAGCAGATACGGGAGCGCAAACAGCGTCGTCCGGTCGTCGTCTGGAACACCACCAAGCAGTGCAACCTCTACTGTGACCACTGTTACGCGGCCGCCGACACCGAAGTCGCGCCCGGCGAACTCTCGACCGCCGAGGGCAAGCGTCTGCTCGACGACCTCGCGGACTACGGCGTGCCCGTGGTGCTGTTCTCCGGCGGCGAACCCCTCGTCCGCGAGGACCTCGACGAACTCGTCGCCTACGCCGCCGACGCGGGGATTCGCCCCGTCCTCTCGACCAACGGCACGCTCATCACCGAGGAGCGTGCCCGCGCGCTCAAGGACGCCGGCCTGCAGTACGCGGGCGTCTCCGTCGACGGCCTCCCCGAACGCAACGACGCGTTCCGGGGGCAGGAGGGTGCCTTCGACGCCGCGCTCGACGGTATCGAGGCGTGCCAATCCGTCGGGCTGAAGACCGGCCTCCGGTACACCATCACCGATGCCAACGCCGACGACCTGACCGACGTGGTGGACCTGCTCCACGACGCCGGACTGGACCGCTTCTGCTTCTATCACCTCGATTACGGCGGCCGCGGCGACGAGATACGTGACGTGGACCTCTCGCCCGACCGGCGTCGGGAAGCCGTCGAGACGGTCTGTGACATGACCCGCGCGTACCACGACGAGGGGGAGGAAATCGAGACGCTGCTGGTCGGCAACTACGCCGACGCGGCTTATCTCGTGGAGTACGCACGCGAGAACCTCGGCGAGGCGCAGGCCCGTCGGGTCTACGAGTACCTCCGCGTCAACGGCGGTGACCCGACCGGCGAACGCGTCGCCGACATCGACTATCAGGGCAACGTCCACCTCACGCAGTTCTGGCAGGGGTACTCCCTCGGGAACGTCCGCGACCGCTCGTTCGGTGCCATCTGGGAGGACGAGTCGAACCCGCTTCTCGCGGCTCTCCGCGAGCGGACCGACCACCTCACCGGGAAGTGTGCGGACTGCCAGTACCAGTCGGTCTGTCGCGGGGGGTCGCGCCTGCGCGCGCTCTCGGTCCACGACGACCCATTCGCTCCCGACCCACAGTGTTACCTGACCGACGCCGAAATTCGGGGCGAGAACCCCGCCGTCGACACCGGACCGAACCCCGCGGACTGA
- a CDS encoding zinc ribbon domain-containing protein, which yields MTLLDKLRSMVGGNRVRTFTYECRECSEVFESPIASTSQVDCPACGANAIRAAPGKATA from the coding sequence ATGACACTCCTTGACAAACTCAGGTCGATGGTCGGGGGCAACCGCGTACGGACGTTCACTTACGAGTGTCGCGAGTGCAGCGAAGTGTTCGAGTCGCCGATAGCGTCGACCTCACAGGTGGACTGTCCGGCGTGTGGCGCGAACGCTATCCGTGCGGCACCGGGGAAGGCAACCGCCTGA
- a CDS encoding NAD(P)/FAD-dependent oxidoreductase: MTATVGVVGGGIAGTAAAYGLRDADADVVLFEASDRLGGRMVTRERGGCTYDYGANFVKGADERFRRVLTEGVGSDLVTVEGDVWVFDADGNTAAGRTEQAPKYTTESGVRGIAEAFARESGATVEQNTRVGHLTRRADGWTLSTTGGCEARVDALVLALSAGEAASAIADADWGAQLCGDLVAAAERVPHRPVDSVVCHYPFREEYPFYGLVSTDKDHEVGWLSREECKPGHVPAGESLLVVQMSPGWTTANFDADPAEAGTAAREAAAELLDDERRREPDWTDHARWTAAVPDRGIDPGLVERTVSHDLAIAGDWVAGTGRTYAALQTGLEAADRLQLRLG, encoded by the coding sequence ATGACCGCGACGGTTGGGGTGGTCGGCGGCGGTATCGCGGGGACGGCGGCGGCCTACGGGTTGCGGGACGCTGACGCCGACGTGGTGCTGTTCGAGGCCAGCGACAGGCTGGGTGGCCGGATGGTCACCCGCGAGCGCGGCGGCTGTACGTACGACTACGGCGCGAACTTCGTAAAAGGGGCCGACGAGCGGTTCCGGCGCGTCCTCACGGAGGGGGTCGGTTCGGATCTCGTGACCGTCGAGGGAGACGTGTGGGTGTTCGACGCCGACGGGAACACGGCGGCGGGACGGACAGAACAGGCCCCGAAGTACACGACGGAGAGCGGCGTCCGCGGTATCGCAGAGGCGTTCGCACGCGAGAGCGGGGCAACTGTCGAGCAGAACACGCGTGTCGGCCACCTCACGCGACGGGCCGACGGGTGGACGCTCTCGACGACAGGGGGGTGTGAGGCACGCGTCGACGCGTTGGTCCTCGCGCTCTCGGCGGGCGAGGCGGCCAGTGCCATCGCGGACGCCGACTGGGGTGCCCAACTGTGCGGTGACCTCGTGGCCGCCGCCGAGCGGGTGCCGCACCGCCCCGTCGACAGCGTGGTCTGTCACTACCCGTTCCGGGAGGAGTACCCGTTCTACGGACTGGTGTCGACCGACAAAGACCACGAGGTCGGGTGGCTCTCCCGCGAGGAGTGCAAGCCCGGCCACGTCCCGGCGGGCGAGAGCCTACTCGTCGTCCAGATGAGTCCGGGGTGGACGACGGCCAACTTCGACGCCGACCCGGCCGAAGCCGGGACCGCCGCCCGGGAGGCGGCCGCGGAGTTGCTCGACGACGAGCGACGACGGGAACCGGACTGGACCGACCACGCCCGCTGGACGGCGGCCGTCCCCGACCGTGGCATCGACCCGGGACTGGTCGAGCGGACGGTGAGCCACGACCTCGCCATCGCTGGCGACTGGGTGGCCGGGACCGGGCGCACGTACGCCGCCCTGCAGACGGGACTGGAGGCGGCGGACAGACTGCAACTCCGACTCGGGTGA